In Candidatus Roseilinea sp., one DNA window encodes the following:
- a CDS encoding oligoendopeptidase F, translating to MAAAHDLGPLPHWDLSNVFPALESDELKAAIARCDDMLGELEGYLDAQGIAKDAPRADDDAIRAALDGYLERMNDLVALYHTIGSYIRAFVTTDSFNQTARRMLSEIEPMGVRLHQIDVRLSGWVGTIADALPRITAQPGPAQAHAFYLRETAEQSRYLMSEAEESLAAELSLSGANAWSKLQGTITSQLTVDFARDGKVEKLPMPALINLMQHDPDPDVRRRAYEAEIAAWETVKEPLAAAMNGVKGATHTLDKRRGRRDPLHAALDHARIDRETLDAMMGAMQDAFPMFRRYLRAKAKRLGHAGGLPWWDLMAPVGRHERMYTWDEARAFILEHFAGFSPQLERLAQRAFDSCWIDAEQRPGKRAGAFCMGVPLVKESRILCNYDGSLDQVSTIAHELGHAFHNECIYAAGKTELQSITPMTLAETASILCENIVTDAALAEAQSADEELAILETDLIGKTQVIVDITSRYLFELEVFRRRAKAELSADELCELMLRYQKETYGDGLDERYLHKFMWTWKPHYYFAGLSFYNFPYAFGLLFGLGLYAIYKQRGAAFVPEYEALLASTGEDTAANLAARFGIDIRDRAFWKRSLDVIGERIERYVSL from the coding sequence ATGGCAGCCGCACATGACCTCGGCCCGCTCCCGCACTGGGATCTCTCGAACGTCTTTCCCGCACTCGAATCGGACGAGCTGAAAGCTGCGATCGCACGCTGCGACGACATGCTCGGCGAACTGGAAGGCTATCTCGATGCGCAGGGCATCGCGAAGGACGCGCCGCGCGCCGACGATGACGCCATCCGCGCTGCGCTCGACGGCTATCTCGAACGCATGAACGACCTCGTCGCTTTGTATCACACCATTGGCAGCTATATCCGCGCGTTCGTAACCACCGATTCGTTCAACCAGACGGCACGGCGCATGTTGAGCGAGATCGAGCCGATGGGCGTGCGGCTACATCAGATAGATGTGCGCCTCAGCGGCTGGGTCGGCACCATCGCCGATGCGCTGCCGCGCATCACGGCGCAACCCGGGCCGGCGCAGGCGCACGCTTTTTACCTGCGCGAGACGGCCGAGCAGAGCCGCTACCTGATGAGCGAGGCCGAGGAGTCGCTGGCTGCCGAGTTGAGCCTGAGCGGCGCGAACGCCTGGAGCAAGCTGCAGGGCACGATCACGTCGCAGTTGACGGTGGACTTCGCGCGGGACGGCAAGGTGGAGAAGCTGCCCATGCCGGCGCTGATCAACCTGATGCAGCATGATCCTGACCCTGACGTGCGCCGGCGGGCCTACGAGGCGGAGATCGCCGCCTGGGAGACGGTGAAGGAGCCGCTGGCTGCGGCGATGAACGGCGTGAAGGGCGCTACGCATACGTTGGACAAGCGACGGGGCCGGCGCGACCCCCTGCACGCCGCGCTCGATCATGCTCGGATTGACCGCGAGACGCTGGACGCGATGATGGGCGCGATGCAGGATGCCTTCCCGATGTTCCGCAGATACCTGCGCGCGAAGGCCAAGCGGCTCGGCCACGCAGGCGGGCTGCCATGGTGGGACTTGATGGCGCCGGTGGGCCGGCACGAGCGGATGTACACCTGGGACGAGGCGCGCGCGTTCATCCTGGAGCACTTCGCCGGCTTCAGCCCGCAGCTGGAGCGTTTAGCGCAGCGTGCGTTCGATTCCTGTTGGATTGACGCCGAACAGCGGCCGGGCAAGCGTGCCGGTGCGTTCTGCATGGGCGTGCCGCTGGTCAAGGAATCGCGCATCCTGTGCAACTACGACGGCTCGCTCGACCAGGTTTCCACCATCGCGCACGAACTGGGCCACGCCTTCCACAACGAATGCATCTATGCTGCCGGCAAGACCGAGCTGCAGTCCATCACGCCGATGACGCTGGCCGAGACTGCCTCGATCTTGTGCGAGAACATCGTCACCGATGCCGCGCTGGCCGAAGCGCAGAGCGCCGATGAAGAACTGGCCATTCTCGAAACCGACCTGATCGGCAAGACGCAGGTGATCGTGGACATCACCTCGCGCTACCTGTTCGAGCTGGAAGTGTTCCGGCGACGCGCGAAGGCCGAGCTATCCGCCGACGAGTTGTGCGAGCTGATGCTGCGCTACCAGAAAGAGACTTACGGCGACGGGCTGGACGAGCGCTATCTGCACAAGTTCATGTGGACGTGGAAGCCGCACTACTACTTCGCCGGCCTGTCGTTCTACAACTTCCCCTACGCCTTCGGCCTGCTGTTCGGGCTGGGGCTATACGCCATCTACAAGCAGCGCGGGGCGGCGTTTGTGCCGGAGTACGAGGCGTTGCTGGCGAGCACCGGCGAGGACACCGCCGCCAACCTCGCGGCGCGCTTCGGCATTGACATCCGCGATCGCGCCTTCTGGAAGCGCAGCCTCGACGTGATCGGCGAGCGAATCGAACGCTACGTGAGCTTGTAG
- a CDS encoding coenzyme A pyrophosphatase — protein MTRLTLDLVRRAMQQPLPGWAAQLRMAPPGRAEVAAPDVAPREAGVLLLLYPRHDTLHFVLTRRTDRLGHHSGQISLPGGRHEPYDADFAATALREAREELGIALDAVEPLGALTALYVPPSNFVIHPSVAYAPARPDFRPNADEVAELIEVPLQDLLDPSRRGAEPRPLVSLGGALKMTPHYRFGEHKVWGATAMVLSEFEALLRGVAPGESG, from the coding sequence ATGACTCGACTCACGCTCGACCTGGTGCGCCGCGCGATGCAGCAGCCGCTGCCCGGGTGGGCGGCGCAGTTGCGCATGGCGCCGCCGGGTCGCGCAGAGGTCGCTGCGCCTGACGTCGCACCGCGCGAGGCCGGCGTATTGCTGCTGCTATACCCGCGCCACGATACGCTGCACTTCGTGCTCACGCGGCGCACCGACCGGCTGGGACATCACAGTGGGCAGATCTCGCTGCCGGGTGGCCGGCACGAACCCTACGACGCCGACTTCGCCGCGACGGCGCTGCGCGAGGCGCGCGAGGAGCTGGGGATCGCGCTCGATGCGGTCGAGCCGCTCGGCGCGCTCACGGCGTTATATGTGCCGCCGAGCAACTTCGTGATTCACCCGTCGGTAGCCTATGCGCCGGCGCGGCCGGACTTTCGCCCGAACGCGGATGAGGTGGCCGAGTTGATCGAGGTGCCGCTGCAGGATTTACTCGACCCGTCGCGTCGCGGCGCAGAGCCACGCCCGCTGGTCAGCTTGGGCGGAGCGTTGAAGATGACGCCGCATTACCGGTTCGGCGAGCACAAAGTATGGGGCGCGACGGCGATGGTGCTGAGCGAGTTCGAGGCGTTGCTGCGCGGTGTCGCGCCAGGCGAGTCCGGCTGA
- the clpS gene encoding ATP-dependent Clp protease adapter protein ClpS: MDDPIRLPDREREIETDVITDEMVWVEPPWRVLIHNDDVTTFEFVERMLQTIFKLSREIAEHIAWITHIHGIALVCVRPRSEAERLVGQAIFAARLEGFPLMLTCEPDE, translated from the coding sequence ATGGACGACCCGATTCGACTGCCCGATCGTGAGCGTGAAATCGAGACCGACGTCATCACGGACGAGATGGTGTGGGTCGAGCCGCCGTGGCGCGTGCTGATCCACAACGACGACGTCACGACGTTCGAGTTCGTCGAGCGCATGTTGCAGACGATCTTCAAGCTATCGCGCGAGATCGCCGAGCACATCGCCTGGATCACGCACATTCACGGCATCGCGCTGGTGTGCGTGCGTCCGCGCAGCGAGGCCGAGCGGCTGGTCGGCCAGGCCATCTTCGCCGCGCGGCTGGAAGGCTTCCCGCTCATGCTCACCTGCGAGCCGGACGAGTAG
- the purL gene encoding phosphoribosylformylglycinamidine synthase subunit PurL, whose protein sequence is MVSKVIYRIEVHPRPTYRDARCVAIAADIQSLGIAVPVAVEIADLYFLSGALDEGDVARIAEQLLCDPVTQTYTRGASLQPAGAHAVEVALRPGVTDAVADELTRAARELGVSGIERAATGVRYVLHGALDAGQVARIARRLLANDVIQTFTIGAPIAPYLHYATAENPHIEIIPMRNADDEALMRLSRERRLALNLDEMRAIRNYFVEIGRDPTDAEIETLAQTWSEHCVHKTFKAMIEVEDSGRKTKDDPGSRVLRQVDSLLKTFIKRATDEIAAPWVKSAFVDNAGVIAFDEEFDLAFKAETHNHPSAIEPFGGANTGVGGVIRDIIAVSARPIANTDVLCFGPQDWPFDALPEGVLHPRRVRSGVIAGIEDYGNKMGIPTVSGAIVYDEGYIANPLVYCGCVGIAPANAHPRAPRVGDRIIVLGGRTGRDGLRGATFSSAALTHETGDVAGASVQIGNPIVEKNVLEVVMAARDAKLYHAITDCGAGGLSSAVGEMGSELGVRVQLERVPLKYAGLAPWEIWLSEAQERMVLAVPQHHLPALQAICNRFDCEMSDIGEFTGDGQLRVCYGDQTLCDLSMLFLHSGLPRRVMRAVVSGRGDKGTRRRADIGRGRRGERGARRALGWSPSQLVAKMLAHPNVASKEDVIRVYDHEVQGGTVIKPLVGMGNHGPSDAVVIKPQGTRGLRGFALACGINPNIGKHDAYAMAVSVVDEAVRNLVCVGADPSRIALLDNFCWGDPNDPVELGGLVEACRGCYDAALHYRAPFISGKDSLNNTYRDAQGNRISIPGTLLISAIGIVDDVTKCVTMDLKRAGSRVYLLGETKDELAGSLFEEILGVMNNDTAPEADTNDTTDTIPPFATTTPTLPEHAPALYTALHNAITRGLVRAAHDCSEGGLAVALAEMAQAGQLGIQLEQLGHPDLPVALFSESNGRIVVEVAPEHAPAFEAMLQGLPWAIIGVTTESPAVRLPDGTPLVEG, encoded by the coding sequence ATGGTAAGCAAAGTGATCTATCGAATCGAAGTTCACCCTCGCCCGACCTACCGCGACGCGCGTTGCGTCGCCATTGCTGCCGATATCCAATCGCTCGGCATTGCCGTGCCGGTCGCCGTCGAAATCGCCGACCTGTACTTCCTCAGCGGCGCGCTGGACGAAGGCGACGTGGCGCGCATCGCCGAGCAACTCTTGTGCGATCCGGTGACGCAGACCTACACGCGGGGCGCATCGCTCCAGCCGGCAGGCGCGCATGCCGTCGAAGTCGCGCTGCGCCCCGGCGTCACCGACGCCGTGGCCGATGAACTGACGCGCGCGGCGCGCGAGTTGGGCGTGAGCGGCATCGAGCGCGCGGCCACCGGCGTGCGCTACGTCCTGCATGGCGCGCTCGATGCCGGGCAGGTCGCACGCATCGCCCGGCGCCTGCTGGCCAACGACGTGATCCAGACGTTCACCATCGGCGCGCCGATCGCCCCGTATCTGCACTACGCGACGGCAGAAAACCCGCACATCGAGATCATCCCAATGCGCAATGCGGACGACGAGGCGCTGATGCGATTGAGCCGCGAGCGCCGGCTGGCGCTCAATCTCGATGAGATGCGCGCCATCCGCAATTACTTCGTCGAGATCGGCCGCGACCCCACCGACGCCGAGATCGAAACACTGGCGCAAACGTGGAGCGAGCACTGCGTGCACAAGACGTTCAAGGCGATGATCGAGGTAGAAGACTCAGGACGCAAGACGAAGGACGATCCTGGGTCTCGCGTCTTGCGTCAGGTGGACAGCCTGCTCAAAACCTTCATCAAACGCGCCACGGACGAGATCGCTGCGCCATGGGTGAAGAGCGCATTTGTAGATAACGCCGGCGTGATCGCCTTCGACGAGGAGTTCGACCTTGCGTTCAAGGCCGAGACGCACAACCATCCTTCGGCCATCGAGCCGTTTGGCGGCGCAAACACCGGCGTCGGTGGCGTGATCCGCGACATCATCGCCGTCAGCGCGCGCCCGATTGCCAACACCGATGTGCTGTGCTTCGGGCCGCAGGATTGGCCGTTCGACGCGCTGCCAGAGGGCGTATTGCATCCGCGCCGCGTGCGCTCGGGCGTGATCGCCGGCATCGAGGACTACGGCAACAAGATGGGCATCCCCACCGTCAGCGGCGCGATCGTGTATGACGAAGGCTACATCGCCAACCCGCTGGTGTATTGCGGGTGCGTCGGCATTGCGCCGGCGAACGCGCATCCGCGCGCGCCTCGAGTGGGGGATCGGATCATCGTGCTGGGCGGGCGCACCGGTCGCGATGGCCTGCGCGGCGCGACGTTCAGCTCGGCTGCGCTCACCCACGAGACCGGCGACGTGGCCGGCGCATCGGTACAGATCGGCAACCCGATCGTTGAGAAGAACGTGCTGGAGGTGGTGATGGCGGCGCGCGACGCGAAGCTCTACCACGCCATCACCGACTGCGGCGCCGGCGGCCTCTCCTCCGCCGTTGGCGAGATGGGCAGCGAACTGGGCGTGCGCGTGCAACTCGAGCGCGTGCCGCTCAAGTACGCCGGCCTGGCGCCGTGGGAGATTTGGCTGAGCGAGGCGCAAGAACGCATGGTGCTGGCCGTGCCGCAACATCATCTACCCGCGCTGCAGGCGATCTGCAATCGCTTCGACTGCGAAATGAGCGACATCGGCGAGTTCACCGGCGATGGTCAACTGCGCGTGTGCTACGGCGATCAAACGTTGTGCGACCTGAGCATGCTCTTTTTGCACAGCGGCCTGCCGCGGCGTGTGATGCGCGCAGTGGTGAGCGGACGGGGAGACAAGGGGACAAGGAGACGGGCAGACATAGGGAGGGGAAGACGAGGAGAGCGAGGCGCGCGCCGCGCTCTCGGCTGGTCACCGAGTCAACTGGTCGCGAAGATGCTGGCGCATCCGAACGTGGCGTCGAAGGAGGATGTAATTCGCGTCTACGACCACGAAGTGCAAGGCGGCACGGTGATCAAGCCGCTGGTCGGCATGGGCAATCATGGGCCGAGCGATGCGGTGGTGATCAAGCCGCAAGGCACGCGCGGGCTGCGCGGCTTTGCGCTGGCCTGCGGCATCAACCCCAACATCGGGAAGCACGATGCGTATGCGATGGCGGTGAGCGTCGTGGACGAGGCGGTGCGCAACTTGGTCTGTGTCGGCGCCGATCCCTCGCGCATCGCGCTGCTGGATAACTTTTGCTGGGGCGATCCGAACGATCCGGTCGAACTGGGCGGGCTGGTAGAAGCATGTCGCGGTTGCTACGACGCAGCGCTACACTACCGCGCGCCGTTCATCAGCGGCAAAGACTCGCTCAACAACACCTATCGCGACGCACAAGGCAATCGCATCAGCATTCCGGGCACGCTGCTCATCTCGGCCATCGGCATCGTGGACGACGTGACGAAGTGCGTGACGATGGATCTGAAGCGCGCCGGATCGCGCGTGTATCTGTTGGGCGAGACGAAAGACGAACTCGCCGGATCGTTGTTCGAAGAAATTCTCGGAGTCATGAATAATGATACGGCGCCAGAAGCCGACACCAACGACACTACCGACACCATCCCCCCCTTCGCCACAACAACGCCAACCTTGCCCGAACACGCGCCTGCGCTCTACACGGCGCTGCACAACGCCATCACGCGCGGGCTAGTGCGCGCGGCGCACGATTGCAGCGAGGGCGGGCTGGCCGTGGCACTGGCCGAAATGGCGCAGGCCGGCCAACTGGGCATCCAGCTTGAACAACTCGGGCATCCAGACTTGCCGGTGGCGCTGTTTAGCGAAAGCAACGGGCGGATCGTCGTGGAGGTGGCACCCGAACACGCGCCGGCATTCGAGGCGATGCTGCAGGGCCTGCCCTGGGCGATAATCGGCGTCACGACGGAATCGCCCGCCGTGCGGCTCCCCGACGGGACGCCGCTGGTGGAGGGCTGA
- the proB gene encoding glutamate 5-kinase yields the protein MPTIETLVVKVGTSTLTAGTSHLNRRRMLEIAQQIVCAREQSVRVVLVSSGAMAAGRERLGLEKLNGRLPLPEKQMLAAVGQTHLMALWEQVFGMFDVRVAQVLLTRADLSDRRRYLNARDTLLTILAHNILPIVNENDAVTTEEIRVGDNDNLSALVTNVLDADLLLILSDIDGLFTADPRKDKSAKLIGEVREIDDHIRALAGGSKTGLGVGGMSTKIQAAELVTRAGASMIVAHGARPNVILDAIGGRPVGTHFLPTVTQIESRKRWILSERTSGAFVADDGAVRALRSGKSLLPVGVKEVIGEFERGEFVAVRDAQGREVARGITRYSARDASRIAGRRSDQIEKILGYSYAPMLIHADDLVVL from the coding sequence ATGCCCACCATCGAGACGCTCGTCGTCAAAGTCGGCACCAGCACGCTCACCGCCGGCACGTCGCATCTCAACCGCCGGCGCATGCTCGAAATCGCGCAGCAGATCGTGTGCGCGCGCGAGCAGAGCGTGCGCGTGGTGCTGGTGTCGTCTGGCGCGATGGCCGCCGGGCGCGAGCGGCTGGGCTTAGAGAAACTCAACGGTCGGCTGCCGTTGCCGGAGAAGCAGATGCTGGCCGCCGTCGGCCAGACGCACCTGATGGCGCTGTGGGAACAGGTCTTCGGCATGTTCGACGTGCGCGTGGCGCAGGTGCTGCTCACCCGCGCCGATCTGAGCGACCGCCGGCGCTATTTGAACGCCCGCGACACGCTGTTGACCATTCTTGCCCACAATATCCTGCCCATCGTCAACGAAAACGACGCCGTCACTACCGAAGAAATCCGAGTCGGCGACAACGACAACCTCTCTGCACTCGTGACGAACGTGCTGGATGCCGACCTGTTGTTGATCCTGAGCGACATAGACGGCTTGTTCACCGCCGATCCGCGCAAAGACAAGAGCGCGAAGCTGATCGGCGAGGTGCGTGAGATTGATGACCACATCCGCGCGCTGGCCGGCGGCAGCAAAACCGGCCTCGGCGTGGGCGGCATGAGCACCAAAATTCAAGCCGCCGAGCTGGTGACGCGCGCCGGCGCAAGCATGATCGTTGCGCATGGGGCGCGCCCCAACGTGATCCTGGACGCCATCGGCGGCCGGCCGGTCGGCACGCACTTCCTGCCGACCGTCACGCAGATCGAGAGCCGCAAACGCTGGATCCTGTCGGAGCGCACCAGCGGCGCCTTCGTGGCCGACGACGGCGCAGTGCGCGCACTGAGGAGTGGCAAGAGCCTGCTGCCGGTGGGGGTAAAGGAAGTGATCGGCGAGTTCGAGCGCGGCGAGTTCGTCGCCGTGCGCGATGCGCAGGGGCGCGAGGTGGCGCGTGGGATCACGCGTTATAGCGCGCGCGACGCTTCGCGCATCGCCGGTAGGCGCTCCGATCAGATCGAAAAAATCCTCGGCTACAGCTACGCCCCGATGCTCATCCACGCGGACGATCTGGTCGTGCTATGA
- the nanE gene encoding putative N-acetylmannosamine-6-phosphate 2-epimerase encodes MTAIPRGLIVSCQASPGEPLFGAPIMAAMARAAEIGGAVAIRANGPDDIAAIRRAVRLPIIGLWKLRASDSPVYITPHRAAAEAIARAGCDVIALDATPRPRADGATLDDLIPFIRDVLGKPVMADCACLEDALQAESLGADYIGTTLAGYAWPHGRPMTDGPDLAFVGELVGRVTKPIIAEGRFYLPEQVARALALGAHAVCIGGAITRPQDITRRFVVEGVSGVNGVAGVGDVPANDTNDTDDTIRH; translated from the coding sequence ATGACGGCAATTCCTCGCGGGCTGATCGTCTCTTGTCAGGCTTCGCCGGGCGAGCCGCTGTTCGGCGCGCCCATCATGGCCGCGATGGCGCGCGCCGCGGAAATCGGCGGCGCCGTGGCCATCCGCGCCAACGGACCGGACGACATCGCCGCCATCCGGCGGGCAGTGCGCCTGCCGATCATCGGCCTGTGGAAGCTGCGCGCGTCGGACAGCCCGGTGTACATCACGCCCCATCGTGCCGCTGCCGAGGCGATCGCTCGCGCCGGCTGCGACGTGATCGCCCTGGATGCCACGCCTCGCCCACGCGCCGACGGCGCGACGCTCGACGACTTAATCCCGTTCATCCGCGACGTGCTGGGGAAGCCGGTGATGGCTGACTGCGCATGCCTGGAAGATGCGCTGCAGGCCGAGTCGTTGGGCGCGGACTACATCGGTACGACGCTGGCCGGCTACGCCTGGCCGCACGGCCGGCCGATGACCGATGGACCCGACCTGGCATTCGTGGGCGAATTGGTCGGCCGCGTGACGAAGCCGATCATCGCCGAGGGGCGCTTCTACCTGCCCGAGCAGGTGGCGCGGGCGCTGGCGCTCGGCGCGCATGCCGTGTGCATTGGCGGCGCCATCACCCGGCCACAGGACATCACCCGGCGATTTGTCGTAGAGGGTGTGAGTGGTGTCAACGGTGTCGCTGGCGTCGGTGATGTCCCTGCCAACGACACCAACGACACTGACGACACCATCCGACACTAA
- a CDS encoding acetylpolyamine amidohydrolase has translation MQTVFHPAQLEHNPAREFLDGAWIDYLESPRRPRMILDAIVQAQLGPVIVPDDFGLEPIRVVHADPYLDYLQSAYARWIAAGRSRDGVYPDTFYKPGFLHRPGGIGGQAGRYAFDLSAPITAGTWPAAYWSAQSALTAARLVRDGAPAAFALCRPPGHHAHADLCGGYCFLNNAAIAAEYLAQYPAADSPLPTPDFRLGEAGVGSRQIAILDVDFHHGNGTQAIFYRRSDVLFVSLHADPDRQYPYFMGGSDERGEGEGEGFNWNYPLPAGIDDARYLATLDEACARIAGFAPRYLVVSLGVDTFGGDPLGDFALGSDAFPRIGARLAQLKLPTVFIMEGGYAIEQLGANVVGVLGGFAQC, from the coding sequence ATGCAGACCGTATTCCATCCGGCGCAGCTCGAACACAACCCGGCCCGCGAGTTCCTGGACGGCGCGTGGATAGACTACCTGGAAAGCCCGCGCCGGCCGCGTATGATCCTCGATGCGATTGTCCAGGCGCAGCTTGGCCCGGTGATCGTGCCGGATGACTTCGGCCTGGAGCCGATTCGCGTTGTGCACGCCGACCCTTATTTGGACTACTTGCAGTCGGCCTATGCGCGATGGATCGCTGCCGGCAGATCGCGCGACGGCGTGTATCCCGATACGTTCTACAAGCCCGGCTTCCTGCACCGCCCTGGCGGCATCGGTGGGCAGGCCGGCCGGTATGCGTTCGACCTGAGCGCACCGATCACGGCGGGCACGTGGCCGGCGGCCTACTGGTCGGCCCAGAGTGCGTTGACCGCAGCGCGGCTGGTGCGCGATGGCGCGCCCGCGGCGTTTGCGCTGTGCCGTCCGCCCGGCCATCACGCGCACGCCGACTTGTGCGGCGGCTACTGCTTCCTGAACAACGCGGCCATCGCGGCGGAGTATCTTGCACAATACCCCGCCGCCGACTCCCCACTCCCGACTCCCGACTTCCGACTTGGGGAGGCGGGAGTGGGAAGTCGGCAGATCGCCATCCTCGACGTGGACTTTCACCACGGCAATGGCACGCAGGCCATCTTCTACCGGCGCAGCGATGTGCTGTTCGTCTCGCTGCATGCCGACCCTGATCGGCAATATCCCTACTTCATGGGTGGCAGTGATGAGCGCGGTGAAGGCGAGGGCGAGGGATTCAACTGGAACTATCCGCTGCCGGCAGGCATAGACGACGCGCGTTATCTGGCGACGCTCGATGAGGCGTGTGCCCGCATCGCCGGCTTTGCGCCGCGCTATCTCGTCGTCTCGCTGGGCGTGGACACCTTCGGCGGCGATCCACTGGGCGACTTCGCGCTCGGCAGCGATGCCTTCCCGCGCATCGGCGCGCGCTTGGCGCAACTGAAGTTGCCGACGGTGTTCATCATGGAAGGTGGCTACGCCATCGAGCAACTCGGTGCGAACGTCGTCGGTGTGCTCGGTGGGTTTGCGCAATGTTAA
- a CDS encoding short-chain dehydrogenase — MAQEDLKGKWALILGASSGFGAATALELAKYGVNVIGLHLDRGPALEAVKELVGQIESCGVQVHYVNMNIANAEKRREAVAQIKTWLGDDKLHMVMHSVAFGSLQPFIGPDAEHQLTQAQMEMTLDVMANSLVYWVQDLWHAGLLGKGSRVFSMTSAGSEEVFRTYGAVSAAKSALESHTRQLALELGKHGVMVNCIMAGVTDTPALRKIPGNDEIVAIAMRRNPTGRLTTPRDIAVTIRALCDPEIERINGAVIVVDGGERISM, encoded by the coding sequence ATGGCACAAGAAGATCTGAAAGGCAAGTGGGCGTTGATCTTAGGCGCGTCGTCGGGCTTCGGCGCGGCGACGGCGCTGGAGCTGGCGAAGTATGGCGTGAACGTCATCGGCCTGCACCTCGACCGAGGGCCGGCGCTCGAAGCAGTGAAGGAGCTGGTCGGGCAAATTGAATCGTGCGGTGTGCAGGTGCACTACGTGAACATGAACATCGCCAACGCCGAGAAGCGCAGAGAAGCCGTTGCGCAGATCAAAACTTGGCTCGGCGACGACAAGCTGCACATGGTGATGCACTCGGTCGCCTTCGGCTCGCTCCAGCCGTTCATCGGCCCCGACGCCGAGCATCAGCTCACCCAGGCACAGATGGAGATGACGTTGGACGTGATGGCCAACAGCCTGGTGTATTGGGTGCAGGACTTGTGGCACGCCGGCTTGTTGGGCAAGGGTAGCCGCGTGTTCAGCATGACCAGCGCCGGCAGCGAAGAGGTCTTCCGCACCTATGGCGCGGTGAGCGCAGCCAAGAGCGCCTTGGAGAGCCATACCCGCCAGCTCGCGTTGGAGCTGGGCAAGCATGGTGTGATGGTGAACTGCATCATGGCCGGCGTGACCGATACGCCGGCGCTGCGCAAGATCCCCGGCAACGACGAGATCGTCGCCATTGCCATGCGCCGCAACCCCACCGGCCGGCTCACCACCCCGCGCGACATCGCCGTCACCATCCGCGCGCTGTGCGACCCGGAGATCGAGCGGATCAACGGCGCAGTCATCGTCGTGGACGGCGGCGAGCGGATCAGCATGTAA
- a CDS encoding CRISPR-associated protein Cas4, with amino-acid sequence MSGVLIAFALILVAIALLVIARRLRLRSGLPAGWVIYSDAGAWQRNERALFSPTYGITGKPDYLVREGDAVTPVEVKSSPAPARPWPGHVLQLAAYCLLVEEALGARVTHGIIQYADKRFVVDYTPALKAELLRAVDEMRRALDEGDAHRSHTDPGRCVRCGMREACNERL; translated from the coding sequence ATGTCAGGCGTGCTGATCGCGTTTGCGCTCATCCTCGTCGCGATCGCGTTGCTGGTCATCGCCCGCCGGCTGCGCCTCCGCAGCGGCCTGCCCGCCGGCTGGGTGATCTACAGCGACGCCGGCGCCTGGCAGCGCAACGAACGCGCGCTGTTCTCGCCCACATATGGCATCACCGGCAAGCCCGACTACCTGGTGCGCGAGGGCGACGCCGTCACGCCGGTCGAGGTGAAATCGTCGCCCGCGCCGGCGCGCCCGTGGCCGGGCCACGTGTTGCAGCTGGCCGCCTATTGCCTGCTGGTCGAAGAAGCGCTCGGTGCGCGCGTCACGCACGGCATCATCCAGTACGCCGACAAGCGCTTCGTTGTGGATTACACGCCGGCGCTCAAGGCCGAATTGTTGCGCGCCGTGGACGAGATGCGCCGCGCGCTGGACGAGGGCGACGCCCATCGCAGCCACACCGACCCTGGTCGCTGCGTGCGCTGCGGCATGCGCGAAGCATGCAACGAGCGGCTGTAA